A region of the Cyanobacterium stanieri LEGE 03274 genome:
CCGTCAGATTAAAAATTATCTCATAACCCGTATCCCGATAACCCATCAAAGTATCATTACACCAGTTGATTAGTTCCGACATTGCCAAACGAAAATTATCCCGATTATTCGTCGCCAAATCAGCAATTTTAATCACCTGTGCCATTAACTGATTATTCATTAACCAATTAGCCAAAATTTCTCCCACCTTTCTTCCCTGATAAGTATCACTAACCAAAATAAAATGAATATCAGGAGTTCCCGATGAGCTTGGAATTTGATCCTCATAGTAAGTCAAAATCCCATTCAATTCGGCACTTTTTTTCTTAACATCAATAATACTAAGATCATTAAATTGATTTTCAATACTACTAATATGCTCATCAACTATGCTCTTTTCTTCTTTGTTAAAATCACTCTCTTGATAGTTAGCAGTTTTCATCAATAACTGTCTTAAATCACTATTAGGAGTATTAGTTAATAAACTTGTACCGCAGGTAGAAACTATTACTTTAGACATTTTTTTCTTAATATTTATTTAACTTTAATAAAACACAAATATATACAATAGTTAGGGTATTTATTGCTCATAATGATCCCTATTTATGCAAACCCAAAATAATACCAAATCCGATTAGTAAAGTTTACTATTATCCACTGTGTAACAATTGACAATAAACAATTATTATCTTTTGCCTGTTCCCCGTTCCCTTTTCCCAGCGCTAATTAGTATATTATTCAAACAGGATTTAGTATAAGCCATCAGGATTCTAAAACCTTATCACTATTCATGGTCAATTTTCCTCAAAAGCGATATATTTAGCTAGTTGCTTAATCCCCTCAGAATCATTAAAATTACAACCTCTTTTTAACTGATGAATGGTAGTAATAAAAACATTATTTTGACACTCAAAGCTATCATTCCCAGCCTCTAATTTCGTGGTAACTTCCGCCATAACTCTTAAACCTAATTCCTGACAACAACGACGCCAAAGAGCAATTTCTGCCTCATTTCCCCCCACAATAATCGCACCATTAGCCTCCGCCATAATTATTTGATTAGCAGGAGTTAACTGTTCACCATCCATTTTGCCCCCCACATCAAAGATTAACAAGGGTATATTAATATTTTTGATTTCTAAGGCTTTATTACGGGCAAATTCAGGAGTAAAATTAACCTTATAAACATCTTTTAATTGTCTTGCTAATGAGGGATTATTTTGACAAGTTTCACTATACCACGCACCATCCCCATCAGGACATCCTGAAATTGAATAATAGTCTTCACTGCTTAAATACTCGATTAATATTACTTTTAAACCATCTTTAATAACAGTTTTTCCTCGGTTAGCGTTACCACAAATAACTATCTTTTTCTGATTTTGTATATTATTTTCCTGGGGGAGATAATCCCCAACAGAATATACACCACCATGACGTAAAGCGACTACATAACCATCAATTTTGGGGTCAAAAATAGCAACATTAGCATATAAATGACATACTTTATGGGCAATGACAAAACTTGCTAAAACTGAGGATTTACCATTAATTTTTAATAACTTTCCTCCTTTTAATTTTTGATTTGCGATTAATTGATTTATCTTTTCTTCCACTTCCTTAACTAAGAAATTACCATCTTTTACTCTCAAAGTACAATTAACATATAAAATATCTCCAGACACCTTCACACTAAAAGCATCTTTGGTGGATGAAGTAAGAAGCATTTTTTGGTTATTTTCAGAACTAATAACATCTCCCACTTGATAGTTATCATTGGTGCTATTGGTTACTACGTAAATATTTTTTTGGGGATAATAAACCGCAACAACGTTAAAGAAATGTTGAAGTTCATGGGCGATAAGATAGGCAATAGGTAAAGGTAAACGACCACTTATTTTTAAAATTTCAAAATCGGAAAAAATATTTTTATTAACTAATTCATCTAATTGAATTTTAGCATCTTTGATTAGTTCAATAACAGTAAATTCATCAGAAATGGGTTTAAGATCTTCTAAAATAAACTCTGATTTATCGATGTTGGAATTATAGTTGATAGAAAATTTAAATTTATTATTAGACATAAAGTTTTATTTGAATAATTTAAATGGTAAAAAATGAGGAGATGAACTCCTCTTATACCCTTTATAAAGGGATTAAACGACAACCAGATTCAGAAGCAGGAACATCAATTTCATCATAAAGAATATCAGTCCATTCTTCTGGTGTAGGGAAATTTTTTGCTTTAACTACAAATACCCAATATTGCTCTAAGTTTAAGGCACGACGAATATTTTTCCAAGTTTTACTTTGACGGGAATAAACTAATTCAGAGCCTCTTCTTTCATCACCTACAAAGGAAATACCAACACGGATTAATTTACCTTCTGCATTTTCTAAAACAATTACACT
Encoded here:
- a CDS encoding CRISPR-associated protein Csx3 — protein: MSNNKFKFSINYNSNIDKSEFILEDLKPISDEFTVIELIKDAKIQLDELVNKNIFSDFEILKISGRLPLPIAYLIAHELQHFFNVVAVYYPQKNIYVVTNSTNDNYQVGDVISSENNQKMLLTSSTKDAFSVKVSGDILYVNCTLRVKDGNFLVKEVEEKINQLIANQKLKGGKLLKINGKSSVLASFVIAHKVCHLYANVAIFDPKIDGYVVALRHGGVYSVGDYLPQENNIQNQKKIVICGNANRGKTVIKDGLKVILIEYLSSEDYYSISGCPDGDGAWYSETCQNNPSLARQLKDVYKVNFTPEFARNKALEIKNINIPLLIFDVGGKMDGEQLTPANQIIMAEANGAIIVGGNEAEIALWRRCCQELGLRVMAEVTTKLEAGNDSFECQNNVFITTIHQLKRGCNFNDSEGIKQLAKYIAFEEN